Genomic DNA from Lactuca sativa cultivar Salinas chromosome 8, Lsat_Salinas_v11, whole genome shotgun sequence:
AAGGACATTCATTAACTGTTTCCATTCCccaattgttttttttaatatttttttttaaatcattcagACTAAAATTTATGAAGACTATTTATTAAGAAAAGATGCACCATCATGAACATGGAACAAGTCCGTATCCCTTTTTGAATTACATGACTGTTGGGGTCATTACAAGTTACACATAAAACCATATATATAATATACTTACTTAAACCTTACTCATGGCTCTCCCAGTACAACCAAATGCTAAACAAGATTGCACCAGAGGCATTCATGATTGTACATTGACTTTTACTTGTTATTTCTGTAAGTTCATATGAAAGTAGTAGTATTTTTATTAATAGTACATAAAGCATTGTAAGTTGTACCATTACATAGATAAAGGTTGCAAGAGAGTGGAAGCTGAAGCTAGAGGTTCATGAACCACTGAGTTTGTGGAAACTGCGATCGGGTTTCCTTCTAATTGCAGCATAATGCTTCCGAGTAATTCAGTCAGTATTTTTTTGAACTCTTCTTCTTTCACAAGCTTTCCATCATCCATGTCTAACATCTTGCATGATTCGGCTATAACCTCATCTATCTGATACACAGCACCCAAAGGTGGCAACCCGGCTGCAGAAGCCAAGAAATCAAGTGCCAGGCGTACACAGTCCTTGGAGATTTTCCCATTTTGATCTTTTGGCATTGTCTTCACTGTCGTATCTAGAGTCTAAAttacagagttatgtggtaagaAGACGCTTCAAATAACATAAAATTGCAAGAAATTAAACGATAAGTGAACTTCTTGGTTGCTATATCAGTCAATAAACCTTACTAGAAAATAGGGAACTAATACTACAACCTTTAGGTTGCATTTATTAGATATGACAAGACACGTCGTGTCTTGTCATGACATGCCATGACTAGACAAGTCATGGCATGTCATGTCTTGTCATGAATTCCATGACAAGACATTTCATGGCATGTCATGTTACGCATGACATGACTGAAAGTCGTAATTTTGTCTAAATGACAGTAGTTACTAGTTTGAGTACCACCAAACAAAAACACAGTACAACATGTTATACCTTTTCGAGTTCAAACTTGTTAGATAGCAGTCTCCTAACCCCGGTTCCATCAAAAGTGTTCTCACTGTGAGCAACGATAACAGGTTGATCCTTGAGGCGTTGGGCGACAGTCTCCAAAACCTTTTTAAACTCTAGTAAAAACGCATCTTGAGAAACAGGTTGCTCTTGAGCGACACCGCATGACTGTAGTGCGGGTGTTATAATATTACTTGTAACCTAAGAAAAAGATTGTTACAGAAaacagcaacatactttcatttgtgTCTATTACAACATGAAAATAcacaaacaacaaaagaaattaataactttgatgaaaaaaaaaattacccaTGAATCTAAAACTGGAGGCATCCCTTTATCTACAGTAAGTTTCTCAAAAGCCTTGTTAATGTAGTCAGTAAGAGACCCGTTTGGAATGTCAATCTCTGAAAATATGGACATCATTTCTGGTTCAAAACTCGGGCTTTCAATGAATTCAAATAGATCCTCCCCATCTATGCGAAGGATAACAATGGGATCTCTCTTTAAACCTGCAGCCATTCCTATGAGAAAATCTGAAAGAACTTTCTTGAATTCGGTTTTGCTTACTCTGGAATCTTTACCATGAGTGAATTCACTAAGAACCTGACAAATAGAAATATAAAAGTTAAAGAGAAAATTAGATTCAAGAGTTGTTAATGTATTAATACTTGCAAAGGATattctcaataaaaagttttaaaaaaaaatactagaaatagcaacatacttttattgATTGTTTTTTGTAGCATCTTAATTTCAAAGTAAAATACTATAACTAAAGGATTTATCAAAGTACAATTGACTTCATAAGAAAAAATAATTGAAGTATCATGCTTTCTAGGTTTAATGACCATTTGTAAAAGGTTATGGTTTATCTAAATTAGTGAAAATGATGTAGTTTGATATACCAGTCAATTAAcctaaaaaaatgaataaaaaaaaggtgtctttttgttgtttttttcttGTACATCATTCTACTGTCTTCCATTGATGGATCTTGTCAGCAATAACAGAAAGTTGCTTGTTCTTTCACATTATTAAAACACATAACATCACATCTTGGTAGGCCCAAAACATTCCTCACTTGTCTTAAAGCACCTAACTTTTAGGCATGCTTTATTGTATAAAGTGCTTGACAATTTACTAATTTAAAATGTAATGTACTTTATTTTTCATGTTTAGGTATCAATTATCCAACTCTACATGGGTTTGGATCCGAACAAGTGTAGAGGTGGGCCCCAAAGTGCATACCACCCACTAGTCAATGTGTgggttttaacttttaattacATAGTCAACAATATGATGTTTggacaaaagataaagataaaacCCACTCACGAAGATATGATAAAGTTTTTACTAAAGAAATCTAAATACGAAAACACTAGTAGTACTTAGAAACATCAAGACAATCTTGGCATTAAACTTTATCTAAACAAGCTTTTTAGTTTAACTTTTCCTAAATTATTGGGCTTATATAACAGGCTATCATCCAGATCCATATAATAGGCCCATTGGGCTTTATAGTTAAGGAAGAAATTACTAAATTATGGTTAGTAGCTCCGTTGGCTTTTTTTTTTGGGCAAAAAAATGGGCTTTTTGGACTGGTTGAATTGGATATTTTTTATAACTGGATGGATTTTCCAAGTATGGTGTCCTAATAAGAAAAAGGTTGAAATACATtgatttaataagaaaaaaaaaatgaaatatgcTGTAATAGGAAAAAGATAATTAAAGTAAGATGTgacaataaacaaataaatgaaagtaaatTGTTATTTCTTGCCCAGGTTATGTTGAATATCAGAGTAGCATGTGATTTATGCCATCAATTTAACCAAAATTCAATAAAGAACAAGTGCGTTTGCACATggtgttttatatatatttatttatttatttaatcaatGCAATTTATTActatgttttgaaataataatgaGTAGTTCACCGTCCATATATTTGTGGAAACTTAATCATGCATATTCATTTGATTCCAACAGCTCAAAATTTATGATGTGACAGtttactttttttttcaacttagaTAATTTCTCTTATCTTAGAACTCGATAACTCGAAGATCTGAATGTGAACTTTTGTTAAACTAACAAAACTATTCCATTAGTTTGGATGAAGATACGAACACTAAGAACAGAAATCACCGACCACTCAAGTTCATTCGAAGCACACAATTTTTTTCCATAAATTCTTCATTTATACTCTTTTGTAGTGTTTTGAATCAAGCACAAAAAGAAGAAATTATTTAATCGACAGACAGAATTCGAATTTTGAGTTCAACAGATTAGGATTACAACTCCGTAACATGAATTCGTAAGAAACGCTGCAATTTCTACAAAAAACCTATGTCGATTTCACACACAGAGCTTGAGTAATGAAAGCGTGATTAATTGATTATGGATCGGAGAAATAGAAACAGAATGAAGCAAATTACCTCAGCGTAAATATGATCGGAATCGGCGGAAGTTCCTTGAGGAGGCAGACCGAGGGCGGCGCCGATGTCTGCAACGGCAGGTTGAAGTTCTTTAACAGAGAGATGTCCGTCACAATCGCGATCGAGGTCACGAAACTTGTGATCGACGAAGTTACTAAAAACCTTATCGTTCTCAACTAACTCCATTATATCTGAACCGTCCATCACCTCAACAACCTCTCCACTTTTGGTTACAATTTGTGGACCTTCCTCCATTTTCAGAAAAAGTGGGAAAGCTTTTAAGCTTCGGATGCGTGATGCTTGTGAGAAGGTGGAGAAAGCGACTGTGTGAGTGTTACTGTGTCTGAATTAGTAGGAGTTGTAGCGGCAGGAAGTCTTTGAAGGAGATTTTCTAGGTTCGGTGGCTATAAATGCAAGCCAGCATACACACAGGCTACTCGGCTTCTAACGGATATACTTTGTAGTTTGTAATAAAAAAAACAGGCTAAAAGATAAATAATTTCGACAAAATTTTATAAATGGTCCATGTAGTTTTCAAAAAGTAACAAATTAAGGATATCTTTAGAAAACATTACACAGATGGTTTTTGAGGTATCAAAATCAAACACGATCGGTCTTTTTGCCTAACTTTGTTAGAACTTCTCTTAAATTGATAGTAAAAAGACCTTTTTGCCCCTATACCAAAGTTGATAAACATATACTTGAGGGTTCATTTCTATAAATCATAAGTGAGAAAAAGTTCTAAATCTAATGGGAACTCATTCGTACACAACAAAATATtttcatacacaacaatttatgcatTTAAGTATTGTATTGTATAACTCCATAAAGCATGAATTATTGTTTATGGAtaaaaattgttgtgtacaaaTCACTTCCCATATCTAATTCGTCGTGAATGCACCGCATTTGAAATTCTCTAGTCGATGCTCCTCCACCTCCCTTGTCGTCCCCTGTGTTACCGGCCACCACCTCCAAGTTAATCGTCGACCACCTTTTCTACTACCATCGTCACCCTCTCTTTCTTCTCCATTACCACATCACTGCTAACGCTCCTCCCTTAACCTCACTGCCACCTCATCCATCTCACTCTGACTCTTCGATATGTGGCTACCCCCACCTTAGCTCTCCTGTGAAATCAGAAAGGATGAGAGCTTCGATTCTTGCTATATTTTTTAGGTTtgttccttatatatatatatatatatatatatatatatatatatatatatatatatatatatatatatatgtgtgtgtgtgtgtgtgtgtgtgtgtgtccccCACATCCATTTTCTCAAGTGGGTAAATTATATATCGATGATACCTAGGGAGTATAAACAAACAGAAGTGGAAATCGTAGGGGGGAAAATGTACCAAAGCTTCTTTAATTCTATTTTAAATCGGTGTAAAATTGCAATAGCTTGTCGAGATAGTTTTGTAAAGATGATCGTGTACACGGGTGAAGATATCAATGGCTTAGGGTTGTGTCTCTTAAGTCTCACACTTTTCTGATGTGTGTGTATTTCAATTTAGCTTCAAAGAGATTGATAGAACCCACACCTCATTCTTCTTGATGAATTAGTTGTAGGTCCAAAAAAATACCTAAGAGTAGGTTccccattttttttatttatttatcatgtTT
This window encodes:
- the LOC111903762 gene encoding uncharacterized protein LOC111903762, with amino-acid sequence MEEGPQIVTKSGEVVEVMDGSDIMELVENDKVFSNFVDHKFRDLDRDCDGHLSVKELQPAVADIGAALGLPPQGTSADSDHIYAEVLSEFTHGKDSRVSKTEFKKVLSDFLIGMAAGLKRDPIVILRIDGEDLFEFIESPSFEPEMMSIFSEIDIPNGSLTDYINKAFEKLTVDKGMPPVLDSWVTSNIITPALQSCGVAQEQPVSQDAFLLEFKKVLETVAQRLKDQPVIVAHSENTFDGTGVRRLLSNKFELEKTLDTTVKTMPKDQNGKISKDCVRLALDFLASAAGLPPLGAVYQIDEVIAESCKMLDMDDGKLVKEEEFKKILTELLGSIMLQLEGNPIAVSTNSVVHEPLASASTLLQPLSM